A window of the Synechococcus sp. LTW-R genome harbors these coding sequences:
- a CDS encoding segregation/condensation protein A has product MAEGGARLAIRLLQDAAERGDLDPWDVDVIAVVDGFLDQLRQRIEVPKLVAALNKGRGGSYEQDLAETSEAFLAASVLVSLKAEVLEAQTFPAEPELEDGFDFDFDAEGQGWLLTPGLELPRKPERHLLRRPVAPPPLQRPVTLGELIRQLEDIAERLEEEEGQVRNRQRSRRYSDRAAIEQVAALAHREKLPETTAALSQFLLQWPQSLEWTGFEGLVEAWAEVAPEDLDRDRVGVFWALLFLCSQGKVELEQQGGLFGPLQLKRLLDERESVQLPLPAELESARGSARGPAREPLAA; this is encoded by the coding sequence GTGGCCGAAGGTGGCGCCAGGCTTGCGATCCGGCTGTTGCAAGACGCCGCTGAACGGGGTGACCTAGACCCCTGGGACGTCGATGTGATCGCTGTCGTGGACGGCTTTCTCGATCAACTCCGCCAGCGGATTGAGGTGCCCAAGCTGGTGGCGGCGCTGAACAAGGGACGCGGCGGAAGTTACGAGCAGGATCTCGCCGAAACCAGCGAGGCCTTTTTGGCCGCGTCGGTGCTGGTCAGCCTGAAGGCCGAGGTCCTCGAAGCCCAAACCTTCCCCGCCGAGCCGGAACTCGAGGACGGGTTTGACTTTGATTTCGACGCCGAAGGCCAGGGTTGGTTGCTGACCCCAGGCCTGGAGCTGCCCCGCAAACCCGAGCGCCATCTGCTGCGGCGCCCCGTCGCGCCGCCGCCGCTGCAACGGCCGGTCACCCTGGGCGAACTGATTCGGCAGCTCGAGGACATTGCCGAGCGCCTTGAGGAGGAAGAGGGACAAGTCCGCAACCGCCAACGCAGCCGCCGCTACAGCGATCGGGCCGCGATTGAGCAGGTCGCTGCCCTGGCCCACCGGGAAAAACTGCCCGAGACCACCGCGGCCCTCAGCCAATTCCTGCTGCAGTGGCCTCAATCCTTGGAGTGGACAGGCTTTGAGGGCCTCGTCGAAGCCTGGGCCGAGGTGGCGCCAGAGGACCTGGATCGCGATCGGGTGGGTGTCTTTTGGGCGCTGCTCTTCCTCTGTTCCCAGGGAAAAGTGGAGCTGGAGCAGCAGGGCGGATTGTTTGGCCCCCTGCAACTCAAGCGTCTGCTCGATGAGCGGGAATCGGTGCAACTTCCGCTGCCCGCCGAACTCGAGTCGGCGCGAGGGTCAGCTCGGGGGCCGGCTCGCGAACCCCTTGCGGCCTAA
- a CDS encoding NDP-sugar synthase, with amino-acid sequence MKAMILAAGKGTRVRPITHTIPKPMIPILQKPVMEFLLELLREHGFTEVMVNVSHLAEEIENYFRDGQRFGVEIAYSFEGRIEDGELIGDAVGSAGGLKKIQTFQHFFDDTFVVLCGDALIDLDLSEAVKRHKAKGAMASLITKRVPRDQVSSYGVVVTDDDGRVQSFQEKPSVEEAASDMINTGIYIFEPEVLDFVPEGVPFDIGSDLFPQLVANGAPFYALPMDFEWVDIGKVPDYWQAIRSVLQGQVRQVQIPGKEVRPGIYAGLNVAANWDKIHVEGPIYVGGMTKIEDGATIIGPAMIGPSCHICEGATVDNSIIFDYSRIGPGVRLVEKLVFGRYCVDRNGDHFDLQEAALDWLITDARRQDYAKPSPQQKAMADLLGTDLAISNAG; translated from the coding sequence ATGAAGGCGATGATCCTGGCTGCGGGCAAGGGAACCCGTGTGAGACCCATTACTCACACGATCCCGAAGCCGATGATCCCCATCCTTCAGAAACCCGTGATGGAGTTTCTGCTGGAACTTCTCCGGGAGCACGGATTCACCGAAGTGATGGTGAATGTCTCCCACCTGGCCGAGGAGATCGAGAACTATTTCCGGGATGGTCAACGCTTTGGCGTTGAAATTGCCTATAGCTTTGAAGGCCGAATTGAAGACGGCGAGCTGATCGGTGACGCCGTTGGATCCGCTGGCGGACTGAAGAAAATCCAGACCTTCCAGCATTTCTTTGATGACACCTTCGTGGTGCTCTGCGGCGATGCGCTGATCGATCTCGATCTCAGCGAAGCCGTCAAACGCCACAAGGCCAAGGGGGCCATGGCGAGCCTGATCACCAAGCGCGTCCCCCGCGATCAGGTCAGCAGCTACGGCGTCGTTGTAACCGATGACGACGGGCGTGTGCAGTCCTTCCAAGAGAAGCCCTCTGTGGAAGAAGCCGCCAGCGACATGATCAACACCGGCATCTACATCTTTGAGCCGGAAGTTCTCGATTTCGTCCCCGAAGGCGTTCCCTTCGATATCGGCTCGGATCTCTTTCCCCAGCTGGTCGCCAACGGCGCGCCGTTCTACGCCCTGCCGATGGATTTCGAGTGGGTGGACATCGGCAAGGTGCCCGACTACTGGCAGGCCATCCGCAGCGTGCTCCAGGGCCAGGTCCGTCAGGTTCAGATCCCCGGCAAGGAAGTGCGTCCCGGGATCTATGCCGGCCTCAATGTGGCGGCGAACTGGGACAAGATCCACGTTGAGGGACCGATCTACGTCGGCGGCATGACGAAGATCGAAGACGGCGCCACGATCATCGGACCGGCGATGATCGGCCCGAGCTGCCACATCTGCGAAGGCGCGACCGTCGATAACTCGATCATCTTTGACTATTCCCGCATCGGCCCCGGTGTCCGCCTGGTGGAGAAGCTGGTGTTTGGTCGCTACTGCGTCGACCGCAACGGCGATCACTTCGACCTGCAGGAAGCGGCCCTGGATTGGCTGATCACTGACGCGCGCCGCCAGGATTACGCCAAACCGTCGCCGCAGCAGAAGGCGATGGCCGACCTGCTCGGCACCGACCTGGCGATCAGCAACGCGGGCTGA
- a CDS encoding NAD(P)H-quinone oxidoreductase subunit 4 — translation MAVAAEQASSTAFPWLSASILFPIGAALCIPFIPDQGEGKQVRWFALGIALITFLLTVGGYLTGYDPSDPNLQLVERVSWLPELGLAWSVGADGISMPLILLTSFITALAVLAAWPVSFKPRLFYFLLLAMDGGQIAVFAVQDMLLFFLAWELELIPVYLLLAIWGGKKRQYAATKFILYTAGSSLFILLAGLAMAFYGGHTSFEYSDLMAKGFPLKFQLLAYAGLLIAFGVKLPIVPLHTWLPDAHGEATAPVHMLLAGILLKMGGYALLRFNCQILPDGHAVFAPLLVVLGVVNIIYAALTSFAQRNLKRKIAYSSISHMGFVLIGIGSFSALGSSGAMLQMISHGLIGASLFFLVGATYDRTHTLQLDEMGGVGQKMRKMFALWTVCSLASLALPGMSGFVSELMVFVGFATDDAYTLPFRVAIDGLAAIGVVLTPIYLLSMLREIFYGKEKAELVDHTNLVDAEPREIYIIGCLLVPIIGIGLYPRLMTDSYKASMEQLVARNESSMKALTAPAGAGLIRQAPLQAPALS, via the coding sequence CTGGCCGTCGCGGCGGAACAGGCGAGCAGCACGGCCTTCCCCTGGCTCAGCGCCTCGATCCTGTTCCCCATCGGAGCGGCCCTCTGCATCCCCTTCATCCCTGACCAGGGAGAGGGGAAGCAGGTCCGCTGGTTCGCCCTCGGGATTGCCCTGATCACCTTCCTACTGACGGTGGGCGGGTACCTGACGGGCTACGACCCCAGCGACCCGAATCTGCAGTTGGTCGAGCGGGTGAGCTGGCTCCCCGAACTGGGGCTGGCCTGGTCGGTGGGCGCCGACGGCATCTCCATGCCGCTGATCCTGCTCACGAGCTTCATCACAGCCCTCGCCGTCCTGGCGGCCTGGCCGGTGAGCTTTAAGCCGAGGCTGTTCTATTTCCTGTTGCTGGCCATGGATGGCGGCCAAATCGCCGTCTTCGCTGTCCAGGACATGCTGCTCTTCTTCCTGGCTTGGGAGCTGGAGCTGATTCCGGTCTATCTCCTGCTGGCGATTTGGGGCGGCAAAAAACGCCAGTACGCCGCCACCAAATTCATCCTCTACACCGCTGGCAGCTCGCTGTTCATCCTCCTGGCGGGCTTGGCGATGGCCTTCTACGGCGGCCACACGAGCTTTGAGTACAGCGACCTGATGGCCAAGGGCTTCCCCTTGAAGTTCCAGCTGTTGGCCTATGCGGGCTTGCTGATCGCCTTCGGCGTGAAGCTGCCGATCGTTCCACTCCACACCTGGCTGCCGGATGCCCACGGCGAGGCCACGGCCCCGGTCCACATGTTGTTGGCCGGCATCCTGCTGAAGATGGGCGGCTATGCGCTGCTGCGCTTCAACTGCCAGATCCTTCCGGATGGGCACGCCGTCTTCGCCCCGCTGTTGGTGGTGCTGGGGGTGGTGAACATCATTTATGCCGCCCTGACCTCCTTCGCCCAGCGCAACCTCAAACGCAAGATCGCCTACAGCTCCATCAGCCACATGGGCTTTGTGCTGATTGGCATTGGCAGCTTCAGCGCCCTGGGATCCAGCGGCGCGATGCTGCAAATGATCAGCCACGGTCTGATTGGCGCCTCGCTCTTCTTCCTGGTGGGCGCGACCTACGACCGCACCCACACCCTTCAGCTCGACGAGATGGGTGGGGTCGGCCAGAAGATGCGCAAGATGTTTGCGCTTTGGACGGTCTGCTCGCTCGCGTCCTTGGCCCTGCCTGGGATGAGCGGCTTCGTGAGCGAACTGATGGTCTTCGTGGGTTTCGCCACCGACGATGCCTACACCCTGCCCTTCCGGGTGGCGATTGACGGCCTCGCCGCGATCGGCGTGGTCCTGACCCCGATCTACCTGCTCTCGATGCTGCGGGAGATCTTCTACGGCAAGGAAAAAGCCGAGCTGGTCGACCACACCAACCTGGTGGATGCCGAGCCCCGCGAGATCTACATCATTGGCTGTCTCTTGGTGCCGATTATCGGCATTGGCCTCTACCCGCGGTTGATGACCGATAGCTACAAGGCCTCGATGGAACAGCTGGTGGCCCGAAATGAGAGCTCAATGAAGGCCCTCACAGCCCCTGCGGGAGCCGGTTTGATTCGACAGGCCCCACTGCAGGCCCCAGCCCTCAGCTAG
- a CDS encoding NnrU family protein, which yields MLALLLVFAVIHSGGASLRYWGAERIGERAWRLLFAAISIPSAVVVIGYFLAHRYDGIRLWNLQDQPWMVPLVWVGTAISFLFLYPATYNLLEIPAVLKPQVRMYATGIIRVSRHPQAIGQILWCCTHLLWIGSSFMVATCVGLIAHHLFAVWNGDRRLSNRFGEAFEELRASTSFVPFRAVLDGRQQLVASEFLRPAQLGIAIAVGVFWWAHRYIGVAATGFSRLGLAHWLG from the coding sequence ATGCTGGCTCTGCTCCTGGTGTTTGCCGTCATCCACAGCGGCGGCGCCTCCCTGCGCTACTGGGGGGCTGAGCGCATTGGGGAACGGGCTTGGCGGCTGCTGTTTGCCGCCATCAGCATTCCCTCAGCGGTCGTGGTCATCGGCTACTTCCTGGCCCATCGCTACGACGGGATCCGGCTCTGGAACCTCCAGGACCAGCCCTGGATGGTGCCGCTGGTCTGGGTCGGGACTGCCATCTCCTTTCTGTTCCTCTACCCCGCCACCTACAACCTGCTGGAAATTCCGGCGGTCCTCAAACCCCAGGTGCGGATGTATGCCACCGGCATCATCCGCGTCAGTCGCCACCCCCAGGCGATCGGTCAGATCCTCTGGTGCTGCACCCACCTGCTCTGGATTGGCAGCAGCTTCATGGTCGCCACCTGCGTCGGCTTAATCGCTCACCATCTCTTCGCCGTCTGGAACGGAGACCGTCGCCTCAGCAACCGCTTTGGCGAAGCCTTTGAGGAACTCAGAGCCAGCACCTCCTTCGTTCCCTTCCGCGCCGTGCTCGATGGCCGTCAGCAGTTGGTGGCCTCTGAATTCCTCCGGCCGGCCCAACTGGGAATCGCCATCGCCGTGGGGGTCTTCTGGTGGGCCCATCGCTACATCGGGGTCGCCGCGACAGGCTTCAGTCGATTAGGGCTCGCCCACTGGCTGGGTTGA
- a CDS encoding methylenetetrahydrofolate reductase yields MRLQQALEAGDFALTAEVMPPRGGEIKRTLEHAALLKDWVHAVNVTDGSRAVMRMSSLAVCRLLLDAGVEPVWQQACRDRNRIGLQADLLGAHALGIRNILCLTGDPVRAGDQPQARPVNELESVRLLQQVAAFNRGEDPVDGLLPDGPTDLFAGAAADPQSPSWSGLSSRISRKQKAGARFVQTQMVMDEDCLKRFVDEITAPLGLPVLAGVFLLKSAKNAAFINRVVPGACIPQSIIDRLAAASNPADEGITIAAEQVSRYARTCQGVHLMAVKAEERIPLILERAGFSPRC; encoded by the coding sequence TTGCGGCTACAGCAGGCGCTTGAGGCGGGCGACTTTGCCCTGACGGCAGAGGTGATGCCCCCCCGCGGTGGGGAGATCAAGCGGACCCTGGAGCACGCCGCGCTCTTGAAGGATTGGGTTCACGCCGTGAACGTGACCGATGGCAGCCGTGCGGTAATGCGCATGAGCAGCCTGGCGGTCTGCCGGCTGTTGCTCGATGCCGGGGTGGAGCCGGTCTGGCAGCAGGCCTGCCGCGACCGCAACCGCATTGGCCTGCAGGCGGATCTCCTCGGGGCCCATGCCCTCGGCATTCGCAACATCCTCTGTCTCACCGGTGATCCGGTGCGCGCCGGCGATCAACCCCAGGCCAGGCCGGTGAATGAGTTGGAGTCGGTGCGCCTGCTGCAGCAAGTCGCAGCGTTTAACCGGGGTGAGGATCCGGTGGATGGCCTGCTGCCGGACGGTCCCACGGACCTGTTCGCCGGTGCTGCTGCTGATCCGCAGAGCCCTAGCTGGAGTGGTCTAAGCAGCCGGATTAGCCGCAAGCAGAAAGCCGGGGCGCGCTTTGTCCAAACCCAGATGGTGATGGATGAGGACTGCCTGAAGCGCTTTGTCGATGAGATCACCGCGCCCCTGGGACTCCCCGTCTTGGCGGGAGTGTTTTTACTGAAGTCCGCGAAGAACGCCGCCTTCATCAACCGGGTCGTTCCTGGCGCCTGCATCCCGCAATCGATCATTGATCGCCTCGCGGCGGCAAGCAATCCCGCCGATGAAGGCATCACGATCGCCGCAGAGCAGGTCAGCCGTTACGCCAGGACCTGCCAGGGGGTGCACCTGATGGCGGTGAAGGCGGAAGAGCGCATCCCGCTGATTCTGGAGCGGGCTGGCTTCAGCCCGCGTTGCTGA
- a CDS encoding LapA family protein — MKQLNFLLIFSFGLATVMFTLENTAPTTVRFLPGVTTTMPLAALLLVVGGVGATAAWVFAVWTGVVKRVENQMDPGEIEAQQVRIRELEEDVQRYRATVDAQLGLLPAAGESSAQGEAA; from the coding sequence ATGAAGCAGCTGAACTTCCTGCTGATCTTCAGCTTTGGTTTGGCCACGGTGATGTTCACCCTGGAGAACACCGCTCCAACCACCGTGCGCTTCCTGCCCGGGGTGACCACGACGATGCCGCTGGCGGCCTTGTTGCTTGTGGTGGGCGGCGTCGGCGCGACGGCCGCCTGGGTCTTTGCGGTGTGGACCGGCGTGGTCAAGCGGGTGGAAAACCAGATGGATCCCGGCGAGATCGAAGCCCAACAGGTCCGGATTCGCGAGCTGGAGGAAGACGTCCAGCGCTACCGCGCCACCGTCGACGCGCAGCTGGGGTTGCTGCCGGCCGCGGGTGAAAGCTCCGCCCAGGGAGAAGCGGCCTAG
- a CDS encoding NAD(P)H-quinone oxidoreductase subunit 5 gives MPSPAELAWLIPVLPLIGAAIVGLGLISFNRTVNRLRKPVALLLISCVGAAAVLSYAVLAQQLAGAGTTEVLFDWASAGAFTLEMGFRVDALGAVMLSLVTTIAVLVMIYSDGYMAHDKGYVRFFTYLALFSSSMLGLVISPNLLQIYVFWELVGMCSYLLVGFWYDRDGAANAAQKAFVVNRVGDFGLLLGILGLFWATGSFGFEEIGVRLQEAISTGSVSNGIAILLCLLVFMGPMAKSAQFPLHVWLPDAMEGPTPISALIHAATMVAAGVFLVARLQPVYVPFPEVQVVVAVIGTITLFLGASIALTQMDLKKGLAYSTVSQLGYMMLAMGCGAPVAGMFHLVTHAFFKAMLFLGSGSVIHAMEEVVGHEAVLAQDMRLMGGLRKYMPVTGSTFFIGCLAISGIPPLAGFWSKDEILGQAFGSFPILWAAGFVTAGMTAFYMFRLYFLTFEGEFRGNDKAMQAQLMAAAGKGADDDGDEHHAHAEHPHESGWQMAMPLAVLAVPSVLVGLLGMPWNSRFGTLLDPQEAAEVAEHFSWGEFLPLAGASVAISVIGITVAVLAYALRKLDLATAVAGRFPSVNAFLANKWYLDAINDKLFVQGSRKLARSVLEVDSKVVDGVVNLTGLVTLGSGEGLKYFETGRAQFYALIVFGGVIALVVLFGALG, from the coding sequence ATGCCGTCGCCCGCCGAACTCGCCTGGCTCATCCCGGTGCTCCCGCTGATCGGGGCCGCGATCGTGGGCCTGGGGCTCATCAGCTTTAACCGCACGGTCAACCGCCTGCGCAAACCGGTTGCGCTGCTCTTGATCAGCTGCGTCGGGGCCGCTGCGGTCTTGAGCTACGCCGTGCTCGCCCAGCAGCTGGCGGGCGCCGGCACCACCGAGGTCTTGTTCGACTGGGCCAGCGCGGGGGCCTTCACCCTGGAGATGGGCTTCCGGGTGGACGCCCTGGGAGCCGTGATGCTCTCGCTAGTGACGACCATCGCCGTCCTGGTGATGATCTACTCCGACGGCTACATGGCCCACGACAAGGGCTATGTCCGCTTCTTCACCTATCTGGCCCTGTTCAGCAGTTCGATGCTTGGGCTGGTGATCAGCCCCAACCTGCTGCAGATCTACGTGTTTTGGGAGCTGGTGGGCATGTGCTCCTACCTGCTCGTCGGCTTCTGGTACGACCGCGATGGCGCCGCCAATGCCGCCCAGAAAGCCTTTGTGGTGAACCGCGTCGGTGACTTCGGGCTGTTGCTGGGCATCCTCGGACTGTTCTGGGCCACCGGCAGCTTCGGCTTTGAAGAGATCGGTGTGCGCCTCCAGGAGGCGATCAGCACCGGGAGCGTCTCCAACGGCATCGCGATCCTGCTCTGCCTGCTGGTGTTCATGGGACCGATGGCGAAGTCGGCCCAGTTCCCTCTCCATGTCTGGCTGCCCGATGCTATGGAGGGTCCAACCCCCATCTCGGCCCTGATTCACGCGGCAACCATGGTGGCGGCGGGCGTCTTCCTGGTGGCCCGCCTCCAGCCCGTTTATGTGCCCTTCCCTGAAGTGCAGGTGGTCGTGGCCGTCATTGGAACTATCACCCTGTTCTTGGGGGCCTCGATTGCCCTCACCCAGATGGACCTCAAGAAAGGTCTGGCCTACAGCACCGTCAGCCAACTCGGCTACATGATGCTGGCCATGGGTTGCGGGGCCCCGGTGGCGGGCATGTTCCACCTGGTCACCCATGCCTTCTTCAAGGCGATGCTCTTCCTGGGCTCCGGCTCCGTGATCCACGCCATGGAAGAGGTGGTCGGCCACGAGGCGGTCCTGGCACAGGACATGCGCTTGATGGGCGGACTGCGCAAATACATGCCGGTCACCGGCAGCACCTTCTTCATTGGCTGCCTGGCCATCAGTGGCATTCCTCCCCTGGCCGGCTTCTGGAGCAAGGACGAAATCCTGGGCCAGGCCTTCGGCAGCTTCCCGATCCTCTGGGCAGCCGGCTTCGTGACCGCCGGCATGACCGCCTTCTACATGTTCCGGCTGTACTTCCTGACCTTCGAAGGGGAGTTCCGCGGAAACGACAAGGCCATGCAGGCCCAGTTGATGGCCGCCGCCGGCAAAGGCGCCGATGACGACGGCGACGAGCACCATGCCCACGCCGAGCATCCCCATGAATCCGGCTGGCAGATGGCCATGCCCTTGGCCGTCCTCGCTGTGCCCTCGGTCCTGGTGGGCCTCTTGGGAATGCCCTGGAACAGCCGCTTTGGCACGCTGCTGGACCCCCAGGAGGCCGCCGAGGTGGCCGAACACTTCAGCTGGGGTGAATTCCTGCCCCTAGCCGGTGCCTCCGTCGCGATCTCCGTGATTGGCATCACGGTGGCGGTCTTGGCCTATGCCCTTCGGAAGCTGGACCTGGCCACGGCGGTGGCGGGTCGCTTCCCCAGCGTCAATGCCTTCTTGGCCAACAAGTGGTACCTGGACGCCATCAACGACAAGCTCTTCGTGCAAGGCAGCCGCAAGCTGGCCCGCTCCGTTCTGGAGGTGGACTCGAAGGTGGTGGATGGCGTGGTCAACCTCACCGGCCTGGTCACCCTTGGCAGCGGCGAGGGCCTGAAGTACTTCGAAACGGGCCGCGCCCAGTTCTATGCCCTGATCGTTTTTGGGGGCGTGATTGCCCTGGTGGTGCTCTTCGGCGCCCTGGGCTAA
- a CDS encoding CYTH domain-containing protein has translation MALEIERRFLVSGQQWRDVVAWQRDFAQGYLPNSSEAMTSRVRLAGPEEAWLTLKFPAGGIARQEFEYPIPAADASALLECCEAKLIKRRYGLDLPGGDWVLDVFEGENAPLVIAEVELEQADQAVAIPAWCSTEITGLGAFSNAALASHPFGHWSEAEQAPWRKALTELL, from the coding sequence ATGGCCCTCGAGATTGAGCGTCGCTTCCTGGTCTCCGGCCAGCAGTGGCGCGACGTGGTGGCTTGGCAGCGGGATTTTGCCCAGGGCTACCTGCCGAACTCTTCGGAGGCGATGACCTCACGGGTTCGCCTCGCTGGCCCTGAGGAGGCCTGGCTGACCCTCAAATTCCCGGCCGGCGGCATCGCCCGCCAGGAGTTTGAGTACCCGATTCCAGCGGCGGACGCCTCAGCCCTGCTGGAGTGCTGCGAGGCCAAGTTGATCAAGCGTCGTTATGGCTTGGACTTGCCAGGTGGTGACTGGGTCCTGGATGTCTTTGAGGGGGAGAACGCCCCCTTGGTGATCGCCGAGGTGGAGCTGGAGCAGGCCGATCAAGCCGTGGCGATTCCCGCTTGGTGCTCCACCGAAATCACGGGCCTTGGTGCCTTCAGCAATGCGGCCCTGGCCAGCCATCCCTTTGGGCACTGGAGTGAGGCGGAACAGGCCCCCTGGCGAAAGGCGTTGACTGAGCTGCTTTAG
- a CDS encoding response regulator transcription factor encodes MTDRSSLGHSPMDLSERELEIIQLVAQGLTNQEIGEHLMISKRTVDNHVSNVFTKTGAKNRVALLNWAMDHGKICRDGFNCCNLPADEA; translated from the coding sequence ATGACGGATCGAAGCAGCCTCGGCCATTCCCCCATGGACCTCTCCGAGCGGGAACTGGAAATCATCCAACTGGTCGCCCAAGGCCTGACCAATCAAGAGATTGGCGAGCACCTGATGATCAGCAAGCGCACCGTGGACAACCACGTGAGCAACGTCTTCACCAAGACGGGCGCCAAGAACCGCGTGGCACTCCTGAACTGGGCGATGGATCACGGCAAGATCTGCCGTGATGGGTTCAATTGCTGCAACCTGCCTGCGGACGAGGCGTAG